The following proteins come from a genomic window of Lolium rigidum isolate FL_2022 chromosome 5, APGP_CSIRO_Lrig_0.1, whole genome shotgun sequence:
- the LOC124653048 gene encoding protein XAP5 CIRCADIAN TIMEKEEPER, whose protein sequence is MSGFGDGYVGTAQDAVKIRRLEKQREAERRKIEELKSKNADGQPGLLQFGSSTSEILETAFKKETVGLVTREQYVEKRVNIRTKIEEEEKEKLLKLQQEEEELQMQKRKKRRVRGDPRLSFFDEIENGSDDDEFENQETQKKQLGKDPTVETSFLPDREREAEEQAERERLKMQWSREQELVKNEPLSITYSYWDGTGHRRAIQARKGDSIGEFLRAVQQQLAPEFREVRTTSVENLLYVKEDLIIPHQHSFYELIVNKARGKSGPLFHFDVHEDVRTIADATKEKDESHAGKVVERHWYEKNKHIFPASRWEIYDPTKKWERYTIHGD, encoded by the exons ATGTCGGGGTTCGGCGACGGGTACGTGGGCACCGCGCAGGACGCGGTGAAGATCCGGCGGCTGGAGAAGCAGCGCGAGGCGGAGCGACGGAAGATCGAGGAGCTCAAGAGCAAGAACGCCGACGGCCAGCCCGGACTCCTCCAGTTCGGCTCCAGCACCTCCGAG ATTCTTGAGACTGCATTCAAGAAAGAAACCGTTGGTCTTGTTACAAGGGAGCAGTATGTTGAGAAG AGGGTTAACATAAGAACTAAAATTGAGGAGGAAGAGAAAGAGAAGCTTCTAAAATTGCAGCAAGA AGAAGAAGAACTGCAAATGCAGAAAAGGAAAAAGAGGAGAGTGAGGGGAGATCCACGTTTGTCTTTCTTTGACGAAATTGAGAACGGAAGTGACGATGATGAGTTTGAGAACC AAGAAACTCAAAAGAAACAACTTGGGAAGGATCCTACAGTTGAGACAAGTTTTCTACCTGACAG AGAGAGGGAGGCAGAGGAACAGGCAGAGCGAGAACGCTTGAAGATGCAGTGGTCGCGTGAGCAAGAACTGGTCAAAA ATGAACCTCTTTCAATCACTTACAGTTACTGGGATGGTACTGGTCACAGGAGAGCTATTCAG GCCCGCAAAGGTGACTCTATTGGAGAATTCTTAAGGGCTGTCCAACAGCAGCTTGCCCCTGAGTTCCGTGAAGTACGGACAACATCAGTTGAGAACCTACTTTATGTGAAGGAAGATCTCATTATCCCACAT CAACACAGCTTCTACGAGTTAATTGTTAATAAAGCAAGGGGCAAGAGTGGACCG CTTTTCCACTTTGATGTTCATGAGGATGTGCGGACCATCGCCGATGCAACAAAAGAGAAGGATGAG TCTCATGCAGGGAAGGTTGTAGAGAGACATTGGTATGAGAAAAACAAGCATATATTCCCGGCCTCAAGATGGGAG ATCTATGACCCGACTAAGAAGTGGGAGCGTTACACAATCCATGGAGATTAA